TGTCAACAACTATCCAATAGAGTCCCCACATGAGTTCGCTTGGATTTACTTTCTTCAACACGTAGGTGCTATCGCTAAAAAGTGACTGACACATACGTTCGGGGCGCGTTTGGGCGAGTGAGAACTTACGATATTCTTCCACCCAGGGGCCATGCTTACCATCAGCAAATGCATTGGAAGCTTTCGACTGCCAGTTCAAATATCTCACATATTTTTCACTGGCTTCAAGGTGCATGTCAAGTCCTGGTGACAATCCTTTGAGTTCATCGCAGAAAGCTGCCATGCTCATTGCACACCGCAAGGACATGGTAGATCTTGCAGAGACTTTCTTTGTTTTTCTAAAGACTTCTGGGTAATGGGTATACATTCTATACGCAATCCCACGATGCTGACGCTCACCAACAAATGTAAGGTCTCCGCCTCTGCCCTCTACAATGGGCCACAACTCTTGGAGTTTAACAAGCAAATCACGCCCTAAATCTGTCAGCGCATGCTGATTATCAGCATCCTTGAGTAAATCTATAATCCATTTGTAATCTTTATCTCTCAAAAGAAAACGAGAACCATGCCGACCATAATGACTGATGTAGAATGGCTGATAGCCCTTGGGAGCTGGAGTTTGATGATATTCTTCTACAGGATAAGTTAAGTAAACTCCTCCTGCCTTGGCAGGGGTAGCATCAATCTCCTCGAAAGAAGTTTGAGCCCAGGTCCCACCAAATGACAGGAGAAGCATGATGAGCAGGTATAATCTAATAGCCTTCATTCTGTTTCAATGTTGGATTATTTGTAAGTTCAGTTTCCGGTATTGGGAACAAAACGTATTTATCATCAACATCTGCACCTTGCTGCTGAGCAGCCTTCCAATCCCAATTATTCCCTTTTGTAAACTTACCGAATCGAATAAGATCAGTACGGCGTTGAAGTTCTGAAGCCAATTCACGCTGGCGTTCTGCAAGGATGAAGTCAAGTGTAAGCTGTGAAGCTGTAATATCACCATTCACATCAGATCTAACACCTGCTTTGGCATACTTACCGCTCATATATGCACGTTCACGGATTTCGTTCACATAGTTGAGAGCATCTGTCATTGAACCGCCTTGTGCCCCACGCAAGATAGCCTCTGCAGCAATGAGGTAAGCCTCGCCAGTACGGAACATAGGAAAATTAATGGATGTATAAGCTTCACCTTGAACAGGAGACATATTGTTCTTGGTAACATTGCGCCATTTGATATAGCCATAACCACATGTGAACGTACTTGTCATTGCGCCCTTATTATCATAGGTTTCTTTCTTTTGATTAGGAAGTGCTGTCATGAACTGTGCACGCTTGTCCTTTTTCTGATTACCCCATATGTCAGCTTTGTCAAACGAGACATCATCGGCATCAAACGCATCTACAAGAGTTGCTTTGGCACGTACATTACCCCAACCACGTGAACCGATACCTGTTTTATAAAGTTTATTCATCGGACCATTTACAAAGGCCTTCACATAGAAGTTGGTTCCTGCAGAACTCTGCGCCTTCTGCCCATCTTGACAAAGTGGCCAGATTATTTCAGAACACTGGTCATTATCAGCAAGGAAGATGTGGCGATAGTCTAGAGCCAGTGGATAACCACCTTCATTAATGACTTTCTTGGCATAAGCAAGAGCATCAGTATAACGGTTTGCACCTATCCATGTCTGTGCATTGAGATACATTCTCGATAGCAGGAACCATGCTGCTACCTTGTCTATTCTGCCATATTCATTCCTGTGTGGTGCTTTCAAATCAGCATCAATGGCCTTCAGTTCACTTTCAGCAAATTCAAAAATTTGTTTTCTCTGCCACTGTACAGGGATTTCCTTTACACCCGTGTTCTCATCAATATAAGGAACATTACCAAAAAGGTCGCACAAGGTTGCATAGCAGTAAGCCCGAATGAAACGAGCCTCAGCGCGATAGCTTGCATATTCACCTGACATTTTATCCCAGAGTCCACGCTTTTTCAGCTTATCCTCCGTACATTCACGCAATACTTCATTGCAATAGGCAATACTCATGTATAGGCGCTGATAGGTCCAAGTGACTACAGGAGCATTGGAGGCATCCCATGACAGATTGAGCATTTTGCGAAGACCATTGGAAGAAGAAGGCATGAGAAAATTGTCGGTGTTCAGTTCCTGAAGATAGAACAACAGACGCACATACCCTGAATAGCCTTCGTTTGCACCTTGCAAATCGCCATCTCCTCCATCGCCGCCTTTCTGACCAGTTAGAATCATTGAGCCGTAACACTTTGCAAGCATACCGGCATATCCGTCTGTTG
The nucleotide sequence above comes from Segatella oris. Encoded proteins:
- a CDS encoding RagB/SusD family nutrient uptake outer membrane protein: MNKNKIIAVISILFCLGFTSCFNDLNTMPLDDNQIVSEEVYSTTDGYAGMLAKCYGSMILTGQKGGDGGDGDLQGANEGYSGYVRLLFYLQELNTDNFLMPSSSNGLRKMLNLSWDASNAPVVTWTYQRLYMSIAYCNEVLRECTEDKLKKRGLWDKMSGEYASYRAEARFIRAYCYATLCDLFGNVPYIDENTGVKEIPVQWQRKQIFEFAESELKAIDADLKAPHRNEYGRIDKVAAWFLLSRMYLNAQTWIGANRYTDALAYAKKVINEGGYPLALDYRHIFLADNDQCSEIIWPLCQDGQKAQSSAGTNFYVKAFVNGPMNKLYKTGIGSRGWGNVRAKATLVDAFDADDVSFDKADIWGNQKKDKRAQFMTALPNQKKETYDNKGAMTSTFTCGYGYIKWRNVTKNNMSPVQGEAYTSINFPMFRTGEAYLIAAEAILRGAQGGSMTDALNYVNEIRERAYMSGKYAKAGVRSDVNGDITASQLTLDFILAERQRELASELQRRTDLIRFGKFTKGNNWDWKAAQQQGADVDDKYVLFPIPETELTNNPTLKQNEGY
- a CDS encoding histidine-type phosphatase — encoded protein: MKAIRLYLLIMLLLSFGGTWAQTSFEEIDATPAKAGGVYLTYPVEEYHQTPAPKGYQPFYISHYGRHGSRFLLRDKDYKWIIDLLKDADNQHALTDLGRDLLVKLQELWPIVEGRGGDLTFVGERQHRGIAYRMYTHYPEVFRKTKKVSARSTMSLRCAMSMAAFCDELKGLSPGLDMHLEASEKYVRYLNWQSKASNAFADGKHGPWVEEYRKFSLAQTRPERMCQSLFSDSTYVLKKVNPSELMWGLYWIVVDMQDIDTAIQLPQVLTNRELFDLWQVINYKFYVDGANHADGKGACPRKAVPLVKNIIESADEAIVNKNIAATLRFGHDGNIIPLLALIKLENFNASVSNPYEVYKVWSDFKAVPMAGNIQLIFYKNKKNDVLVKILHNEKEAHVALHTDIFPYYRWKELRSYLQSLL